From the Salifodinibacter halophilus genome, one window contains:
- a CDS encoding FAD-dependent oxidoreductase, with translation MTEHAVAIIGGGPTGLMLAAELALAGIDVAVVERRANQGLTGSRAGGLHSRTIEVLDQRGIAGRFLAEG, from the coding sequence ATGACCGAACATGCCGTGGCAATAATTGGAGGCGGCCCGACCGGGCTGATGCTGGCCGCTGAGCTGGCGCTAGCCGGAATCGACGTCGCCGTCGTCGAGCGCCGCGCCAACCAAGGCCTGACCGGCTCGCGGGCCGGCGGCCTGCATTCCCGCACCATCGAGGTGCTGGATCAGCGCGGTATTGCTGGGCGTTTTCTCGCCGAGGG